A single window of Intrasporangium calvum DSM 43043 DNA harbors:
- a CDS encoding DEAD/DEAH box helicase encodes MSSTHGSGEAGGSRGPALREFAAQLEFPLDDFQVAACRAVEEGRGVLVAAPTGAGKTVVGEFAVHLALQTGRKAFYTTPIKALSNQKYADLVRRHGVERVGLLTGDASINGEAPVVVMTTEVLRNMMYAGSSTLEGLGWVVMDEVHYLADRFRGAVWEEVIIHLPPDVSVVSLSATVSNAEEFGAWLDEVRGDTAVIVSEHRPVPLWQHMMVGQSLYDLFVEETVERRGRGADEPVRAEVSVNPDLVHAIRGTEGRGAWDSHWSTNGRGRSRGGRGGPGGRGATRGDDWGGRGRRGSEQRGPGGGEAARGFSRGGRPGGGATRAEVIERLDREGLLPAITFIFSRAGCEAAVGQLLASGMRLVTDAQGAANRRLVEERVQGLAEEDLAVLGYWDFVEGITRGFAAHHAGMLPTFREIVEELFTQGRVRAVFATETLALGINMPARTVVLEKLVKFNGESHVDITPAEYTQLTGRAGRRGIDIEGHAVVLWNRGLDPESVAGLASTRTYPLRSSFRPTYNMAVNLVRQFGRDSAREILETSFAQFQADRAVVGFVRTVRRNEEALAGYAESMTCHLGDFSEYAAMRNEIRTIEKEGAKARSASQRAAAAVSLESLKIGDIVRIPSGRYSGLAVVVLPNRGGGRGDAPSPAVVTEDHHLRRLTLHDVPAPLEPLGTIRVPKHFNAKNPKARRDLAASLRAAMPHDPPRPRRAVPEDAADTRVDELRRRLRAHPCHQCPDREDHARWAERWWRLQRETEGLQRKIEGRTNSVARTFDKICELLVAMGYLGEGGEQITEHGERLRQLYTEKDLLAAECLREGVWRQLDPPSLAAVVSMLIHEPRREDGGLAPRWPNDDVREAHDRMLAIWSDLEDAEGALALPMTGAPDPGIAWAVHRWASGRPLEEVLRGTELAAGDFVRRCKQIIDLLGQLTDAGDRELQRVARKASDAVLRGVVAADRLD; translated from the coding sequence ATGAGTTCGACACACGGCTCCGGTGAGGCAGGCGGCTCAAGAGGGCCCGCGCTACGGGAGTTCGCCGCCCAGCTCGAGTTCCCCCTCGACGACTTCCAGGTGGCGGCCTGCCGCGCGGTCGAGGAGGGCCGCGGGGTCCTCGTCGCTGCACCCACGGGCGCGGGCAAGACCGTGGTCGGCGAGTTCGCCGTCCACCTTGCCCTGCAGACCGGCCGCAAGGCCTTCTACACGACACCGATCAAGGCCCTGTCGAACCAGAAGTACGCGGACCTCGTGCGCCGCCACGGCGTCGAACGCGTCGGCCTCCTCACGGGTGACGCCTCCATCAACGGTGAGGCGCCCGTCGTCGTCATGACGACCGAGGTACTGCGCAACATGATGTACGCCGGGTCGAGCACTCTGGAGGGTCTCGGCTGGGTCGTCATGGACGAGGTCCACTACCTCGCCGACCGCTTCCGGGGGGCGGTCTGGGAGGAGGTCATCATCCACCTCCCGCCGGACGTCAGCGTCGTCTCGCTCTCTGCGACGGTCTCCAACGCCGAGGAGTTCGGTGCGTGGCTCGACGAGGTCCGCGGCGACACGGCCGTGATCGTCTCGGAGCACCGGCCGGTCCCGCTGTGGCAGCACATGATGGTCGGCCAGTCGCTCTACGACCTCTTCGTCGAGGAGACGGTGGAACGCCGGGGGAGGGGGGCGGACGAGCCGGTCCGGGCGGAGGTCAGTGTCAACCCGGATCTCGTGCACGCCATCCGCGGCACCGAAGGGCGCGGCGCGTGGGACAGCCACTGGTCGACAAACGGCCGAGGCCGCTCCCGAGGTGGTCGAGGGGGTCCGGGCGGTCGGGGCGCAACCCGCGGTGACGACTGGGGTGGGCGCGGCCGCCGCGGCAGTGAGCAGCGCGGCCCCGGCGGCGGGGAGGCCGCACGCGGCTTCTCCCGAGGGGGGCGACCGGGCGGCGGCGCGACCCGCGCCGAGGTGATCGAGCGGCTCGACCGAGAGGGCCTGTTGCCGGCGATCACGTTCATCTTCAGCCGAGCCGGCTGTGAGGCTGCCGTCGGCCAGCTCCTAGCGAGCGGGATGCGGCTCGTCACCGACGCGCAGGGCGCCGCGAACCGGCGGCTCGTCGAGGAGCGGGTGCAGGGCCTGGCGGAGGAGGACCTCGCGGTGCTCGGCTACTGGGACTTCGTCGAGGGGATCACCAGAGGTTTCGCAGCGCACCACGCCGGCATGCTGCCGACCTTCCGCGAGATCGTCGAGGAGCTCTTCACCCAGGGCAGGGTCCGGGCGGTCTTCGCGACCGAGACGCTGGCCCTGGGGATCAACATGCCAGCCCGCACCGTCGTGCTCGAGAAGCTCGTCAAGTTCAACGGCGAGAGCCACGTCGACATCACGCCGGCCGAGTACACGCAGCTCACCGGGCGCGCGGGGCGCCGAGGCATCGACATCGAGGGCCACGCGGTGGTGCTCTGGAACCGTGGCCTCGACCCGGAGAGCGTCGCCGGGCTGGCGTCGACCCGCACCTACCCGCTGCGCTCGAGCTTCCGCCCGACGTACAACATGGCGGTCAACCTGGTGCGACAGTTCGGGCGGGACAGCGCAAGGGAGATCCTCGAGACGTCGTTCGCGCAGTTCCAGGCCGACCGCGCCGTGGTCGGCTTCGTCCGCACGGTCCGACGCAACGAGGAGGCGCTCGCGGGCTACGCGGAGTCGATGACGTGCCACCTCGGCGACTTCTCCGAGTACGCCGCGATGCGCAACGAGATCCGCACCATCGAGAAGGAGGGTGCCAAGGCGCGCTCCGCGTCGCAGCGCGCCGCGGCGGCGGTGTCGCTGGAGAGCCTCAAGATCGGCGACATCGTGCGGATCCCGAGCGGGCGGTACAGCGGGCTGGCCGTCGTCGTGCTGCCGAACCGGGGCGGTGGCCGCGGCGACGCTCCGTCCCCAGCGGTCGTCACCGAGGACCACCACCTGCGCAGGCTCACCCTCCACGACGTGCCGGCGCCGCTCGAGCCGCTCGGCACGATCCGCGTGCCCAAGCACTTCAACGCCAAGAACCCGAAGGCGCGCCGCGACCTCGCCGCGTCCCTCCGGGCGGCCATGCCGCACGACCCGCCCCGGCCGCGCCGTGCGGTCCCCGAGGACGCCGCCGACACGCGCGTCGACGAGCTGCGCCGGCGGCTGCGCGCGCACCCGTGTCACCAGTGTCCGGATCGAGAGGACCATGCCCGCTGGGCCGAGCGGTGGTGGCGCCTGCAGCGAGAGACCGAGGGTCTCCAGCGCAAGATCGAGGGGCGGACCAACTCGGTGGCCAGGACGTTCGACAAGATCTGCGAGCTCCTCGTCGCCATGGGCTACCTGGGTGAGGGTGGCGAGCAGATCACCGAGCACGGGGAGCGCCTCCGCCAGCTCTACACCGAGAAGGACCTGCTCGCGGCCGAGTGCCTGCGTGAGGGCGTGTGGCGCCAGCTCGACCCGCCGTCCCTTGCCGCTGTCGTCTCGATGCTCATCCACGAGCCCCGTCGGGAGGACGGTGGGCTGGCACCGCGGTGGCCCAACGACGACGTGCGCGAGGCCCATGACCGGATGCTCGCCATCTGGTCCGACCTCGAGGACGCCGAGGGCGCTCTGGCGCTGCCCATGACCGGCGCGCCCGACCCCGGGATCGCCTGGGCGGTGCACCGGTGGGCCAGCGGACGTCCGCTCGAGGAGGTGCTCCGGGGCACCGAGCTGGCCGCCGGTGACTTCGTGCGGCGGTGCAAGCAGATCATCGACCTCCTGGGCCAGCTGACGGACGCCGGGGACCGAGAGCTCCAGCGGGTCGCGAGGAAGGCGAGCGACGCCGTGCTGCGCGGGGTCGTGGCTGCTGACCGGCTCGACTGA
- a CDS encoding 5'-3' exonuclease: MADMTGRLLLLDTASLYFRAFYGVPEVVGPSGVPTNAVRGLLDMIASLVERSRPSHLAACWDNDWRPAFRVEAIPSYKTHRAAVTSPVDAATAEGVLEEEVPDGLAVQVPIIVDALAALGLARVGVDGHEADDVIGTLVTLHRGQLPIDIVTGDRDLFQLVDDANEVRVLYTARGGVRSPDLVDEAFLQDKYGIPDGAAYADMAVLRGDSSDGLPGVAGIGEKTAAKLITTYGSLEALRAAIDAGDPAIKGAQRARLEAGAAYLDAAPKVVQVVREAPVGEVDLRVPTRVADPALMSRLAVDHGLTSSFDRVVTALRLS, from the coding sequence ATGGCCGACATGACCGGACGCCTGCTGCTGCTCGACACCGCCTCGCTCTACTTCCGCGCCTTCTACGGGGTCCCTGAGGTCGTCGGACCGAGCGGCGTGCCGACGAACGCGGTCCGCGGGCTGCTCGACATGATCGCCTCCCTCGTCGAGCGCTCGCGTCCCTCGCACCTCGCGGCCTGCTGGGACAACGACTGGCGACCCGCCTTCCGGGTCGAGGCGATCCCCTCGTACAAGACCCACCGGGCTGCGGTCACCTCGCCCGTGGACGCGGCGACCGCCGAGGGTGTCCTCGAGGAGGAGGTGCCCGACGGCCTCGCCGTCCAGGTGCCGATCATCGTGGACGCGTTGGCGGCCCTGGGCCTGGCCCGGGTCGGCGTCGACGGCCACGAGGCCGACGATGTCATCGGCACGCTCGTGACGCTGCACCGGGGCCAGCTCCCGATCGACATCGTCACCGGCGACCGTGACCTCTTCCAGCTCGTCGACGACGCCAACGAGGTCCGCGTGCTCTACACCGCCCGGGGTGGCGTCCGCAGCCCTGACCTCGTGGACGAGGCCTTCCTCCAGGACAAGTACGGCATCCCGGACGGCGCGGCGTACGCCGACATGGCGGTGCTGCGCGGAGACTCCAGCGATGGACTGCCCGGGGTGGCCGGGATCGGCGAGAAGACCGCCGCGAAGCTGATCACGACGTACGGCTCTCTCGAGGCGCTGCGAGCCGCGATCGACGCCGGCGACCCCGCGATCAAGGGGGCGCAGCGGGCTCGGCTCGAGGCGGGCGCCGCGTATCTCGACGCCGCCCCGAAGGTGGTGCAGGTCGTCCGGGAGGCCCCGGTCGGCGAGGTGGATCTGCGCGTCCCGACGAGGGTGGCCGACCCCGCGCTGATGTCCCGCCTCGCGGTCGACCACGGCCTGACGAGCTCGTTCGACCGGGTCGTCACCGCGCTTCGGCTCAGCTAG
- a CDS encoding Lrp/AsnC family transcriptional regulator encodes MEDLDRRLVGLLLADGRMSFTDLGRATGLSTSAVHQRVRRLEERGVITGYTATVSPEALSLPLTALISVTPFDPSAPDDVPERLRHIPEIEDCYSVAGDESYILKIRTSIPGALEDLLARIRTAANVSTRTTVVLSTPWEGRSSAAEAPAHD; translated from the coding sequence ATGGAAGACCTCGACCGTCGGCTCGTCGGCCTGCTGCTGGCGGACGGCCGGATGAGCTTCACCGATCTGGGCCGGGCCACGGGTCTGTCGACGTCCGCGGTCCACCAACGGGTTCGCCGGCTCGAGGAGCGTGGCGTCATCACCGGCTATACCGCGACCGTGTCCCCGGAGGCGCTCTCCCTCCCGCTCACCGCCCTGATCTCGGTCACGCCGTTCGACCCCAGCGCTCCCGACGACGTGCCGGAGCGACTGCGGCACATCCCGGAGATCGAGGACTGCTACTCGGTCGCCGGGGACGAGAGCTACATCCTCAAGATCCGCACGTCGATACCCGGTGCTCTGGAGGACCTGCTCGCCCGGATCCGCACGGCGGCCAACGTCTCCACCCGGACGACGGTCGTCCTCTCGACCCCTTGGGAGGGCCGGAGCAGCGCTGCGGAGGCGCCGGCGCACGACTGA
- a CDS encoding multidrug effflux MFS transporter — MSLILVLAALTMVGPFSIDAILPAFDALSTELRVDDASVQQTLSVYLGSFAFASLFHGSLSDAVGRKPVILTGCALYALASAWCALAPSMPVLLAGRAAQGLVAGAGMIVGRTVVRDLYDGPSAQRFMSHISMIFAIAPALAPIVGGWILGWGSWRTIFWVLAGYGFVIVLLTGVLLPETHPRSSRIPFRPKPLVTSFLAAARDPSVLRLSSAIALNFSALFLYIASAPAIVVDHLGLGAQDFGVLFVPLVVAMMLGSFLTGRLVGRVRQGAFVAAGFAIALAGSAFAVVYQATAQPPQTAWSVVPAATGALGVALIFPILTISLLDLRPRERGAVSSFQAFLSTLLNAVVAGVAAPLVSGSLVTLALVSGAFTSGALLLWLIHRRSHRAPSTRPDLPLEEPTDQL; from the coding sequence GTGAGCCTCATCCTCGTTCTCGCCGCGTTGACCATGGTCGGTCCGTTCAGCATCGACGCGATCCTGCCGGCCTTCGACGCCCTGTCGACCGAGCTTCGCGTCGACGACGCGTCGGTGCAGCAGACCCTCAGCGTCTACCTCGGCAGCTTCGCCTTCGCGAGTCTCTTCCACGGGTCGCTCTCCGACGCGGTCGGCCGCAAGCCGGTCATCCTGACCGGCTGCGCTCTCTACGCTCTCGCCTCGGCGTGGTGCGCACTGGCTCCGTCCATGCCGGTGCTCCTCGCCGGACGGGCTGCGCAGGGCCTCGTCGCCGGGGCCGGCATGATCGTGGGCCGGACCGTCGTGCGCGACCTCTACGACGGGCCCTCGGCTCAGCGCTTCATGAGCCACATCTCGATGATCTTCGCCATCGCCCCAGCCCTGGCGCCGATCGTCGGGGGCTGGATCCTCGGCTGGGGTTCCTGGCGGACCATCTTCTGGGTGCTCGCCGGCTACGGCTTCGTGATCGTGCTGCTGACCGGGGTCCTCCTGCCCGAGACGCACCCACGCAGCTCTCGGATCCCCTTTCGCCCCAAGCCTCTCGTCACATCGTTCCTCGCTGCGGCGCGCGACCCGTCCGTCCTTCGGCTGAGCAGCGCGATCGCGCTCAACTTCTCGGCGCTCTTCCTCTACATCGCCTCCGCGCCCGCGATCGTCGTCGACCACCTCGGTCTGGGCGCGCAGGACTTCGGCGTCCTCTTCGTGCCGCTCGTCGTCGCGATGATGCTCGGTTCGTTCCTCACCGGCCGGCTGGTCGGACGCGTCCGCCAGGGCGCGTTCGTGGCGGCGGGCTTTGCCATCGCGCTGGCCGGTTCCGCGTTCGCCGTGGTCTACCAGGCAACCGCGCAGCCTCCGCAGACCGCCTGGAGTGTCGTCCCCGCCGCGACCGGAGCCCTGGGCGTCGCCCTCATCTTCCCGATCCTCACGATCAGTCTGCTCGACCTGCGTCCAAGGGAACGGGGGGCGGTCTCGTCGTTCCAGGCCTTCCTCAGCACGCTCCTCAATGCGGTCGTGGCGGGGGTGGCCGCTCCGCTCGTCAGTGGGTCGTTGGTGACCCTGGCCCTGGTCTCGGGGGCCTTCACGTCGGGAGCGCTGCTGCTCTGGCTCATACATCGCCGCTCTCACCGGGCCCCGTCGACCCGGCCGGACCTCCCACTCGAGGAGCCGACGGACCAGCTGTGA
- the ybaK gene encoding Cys-tRNA(Pro) deacylase, with the protein MSPPRRRPRSAGPATPATVALDVLGVDYRGHTYRHDAAETGYGAEAARELGVPAERIFKTLLVDTGDGLAVAVVPVAGQLDLKAMAAALGVKAVRLADPADAARSSGYVIGGISPLGQKRRLPTVVDTSATDQATIYVSGGRRGFQLELSPVELLRATDGSASPVARA; encoded by the coding sequence GTGTCACCGCCGAGGCGCAGGCCCCGGTCCGCCGGTCCGGCCACCCCTGCGACGGTCGCCCTCGACGTCCTGGGCGTCGACTACCGGGGCCACACCTATCGGCACGACGCTGCTGAGACCGGCTATGGAGCCGAGGCCGCCCGGGAGCTCGGGGTTCCCGCGGAACGCATCTTCAAGACGCTGCTCGTCGACACCGGCGACGGCCTCGCTGTCGCCGTGGTCCCGGTCGCCGGCCAGCTCGATCTCAAGGCCATGGCGGCCGCGCTCGGAGTCAAGGCGGTACGGCTCGCGGACCCGGCCGACGCGGCGCGGAGCAGCGGATACGTCATCGGCGGGATCTCTCCGCTCGGCCAGAAGCGGCGGCTGCCGACGGTGGTCGACACCTCGGCGACCGACCAGGCGACCATCTACGTCTCCGGCGGGCGACGAGGTTTCCAGCTCGAGCTGTCCCCCGTCGAGCTGCTCCGCGCCACGGACGGGTCAGCCTCCCCCGTCGCCCGGGCCTGA
- a CDS encoding TetR/AcrR family transcriptional regulator translates to MTAKPPTRTRMPRAEREAQMLEVAERVFGANGFHATTMDDIAEQVGVTKPLIYDYFGSKEGLLAATIERARHQLLDALITAWDSDAEAAPRERVAAVITAFFTFIDEHEQAFALLRTEGSLIGEAAASVERIRQQTAKALAEGITMLPEFADLAPGRVVALAEVMIGGIERLAVYRSTHPGITSDEAAELVVTMAWDGLGSLARA, encoded by the coding sequence GTGACCGCCAAGCCGCCGACCCGCACCCGCATGCCCCGAGCCGAGCGGGAGGCGCAGATGCTCGAGGTGGCCGAGCGGGTCTTCGGGGCCAACGGTTTCCACGCCACCACGATGGACGACATCGCAGAGCAGGTCGGAGTCACCAAGCCCCTCATCTACGACTACTTCGGGTCGAAGGAAGGGCTGCTCGCCGCGACCATCGAGCGGGCTCGGCACCAGCTGCTCGACGCCCTCATCACCGCTTGGGACTCCGACGCCGAGGCGGCTCCCCGGGAGCGGGTGGCCGCGGTCATCACGGCGTTCTTCACCTTCATCGACGAGCACGAGCAGGCGTTCGCCCTGCTGCGCACCGAGGGTTCCCTCATCGGTGAGGCCGCCGCCTCGGTCGAGCGGATCCGCCAGCAGACCGCCAAGGCTCTCGCCGAAGGCATCACCATGCTGCCCGAGTTCGCGGACCTGGCCCCCGGCCGCGTCGTCGCCCTGGCCGAGGTGATGATCGGCGGCATCGAGCGGCTCGCCGTGTACCGCAGCACGCATCCCGGCATCACGTCCGACGAGGCTGCCGAGCTCGTGGTCACCATGGCCTGGGACGGCCTGGGCTCGCTCGCCAGGGCGTGA
- a CDS encoding KamA family radical SAM protein, translating to MTKVEQPYVYQRRELVEPDWTRFPGWRAVTQADWDSAQWQRVNCVRNVKQLRSLMGDLLDDRFYTDLERDQAERATMSMLVPPQMLNTMVPATSAAMPASGADFTEAFYADPIRRYMLPVFSDRRTDWPSHPFSSRDSLHEHDMWVAEGLTHRYPTKVLAELLPTCPQYCGHCTRMDLVGNSTPQVNKLKFDLKPVDRYDAMLAYLRNTPSVRDVVVSGGDVANMPWKNLESFLDRLLEIDNIRDIRLATKALMGLPQHWFADDVVEGVARVAATARARGVSLAIHTHVNNAQSVTPAVARASRAMLEAGVRDVRNQGVLMRGINDSTEQLLDLCFALADGASITPYYFYMCDMIPFAEHWRLSLAEAQRLQHSIMGYLPGFATPRIVCDVPFVGKRWVHQQDEYDTERGISYWRKNYRTSIEGEDTQALSREYVYYDPIYTLPESGQQWWRESIDHDQLLVAAEGRAAASRAAAESQLVQSH from the coding sequence ATGACGAAGGTTGAGCAGCCCTACGTGTACCAGCGCCGCGAGCTCGTGGAGCCTGACTGGACCCGCTTCCCCGGATGGCGGGCAGTCACGCAGGCCGACTGGGACAGTGCACAGTGGCAGCGCGTCAACTGCGTTCGCAACGTCAAGCAGTTGCGTAGCCTCATGGGCGACCTGCTCGACGACCGGTTCTACACCGATCTCGAGCGCGACCAGGCCGAGCGCGCGACGATGTCCATGCTCGTGCCGCCCCAGATGCTCAACACGATGGTGCCCGCGACGTCCGCTGCGATGCCCGCATCAGGGGCGGACTTCACCGAGGCGTTCTACGCGGATCCCATCCGGCGCTACATGCTCCCGGTCTTCTCCGACCGTCGCACGGACTGGCCCTCCCACCCCTTCTCCTCGCGCGACTCCCTGCACGAGCACGACATGTGGGTGGCCGAGGGCCTGACGCACCGCTACCCCACCAAGGTGCTTGCCGAGCTGCTGCCCACCTGTCCCCAGTACTGCGGTCACTGCACGCGCATGGATCTCGTCGGCAACTCCACCCCCCAGGTGAACAAGCTGAAGTTCGACCTCAAGCCAGTCGACCGGTACGACGCGATGCTCGCCTACCTCCGGAACACGCCGAGCGTCCGGGACGTCGTCGTCTCGGGGGGCGACGTCGCGAACATGCCGTGGAAGAACCTGGAGTCCTTCCTCGACCGGCTCCTCGAGATCGACAACATCCGCGACATCCGGCTCGCGACGAAGGCACTCATGGGCCTGCCGCAGCACTGGTTCGCCGACGACGTGGTCGAAGGGGTGGCGCGGGTCGCCGCCACGGCGCGGGCCCGGGGCGTCTCACTGGCGATCCACACCCACGTCAACAACGCCCAGTCCGTCACCCCCGCCGTTGCCCGGGCCTCGCGGGCCATGCTCGAGGCGGGAGTCCGGGACGTCCGGAACCAAGGCGTCCTCATGCGCGGGATCAACGACTCGACCGAGCAGCTGCTCGATCTCTGCTTCGCCCTCGCGGACGGCGCCTCCATCACGCCGTACTACTTCTACATGTGCGACATGATCCCGTTTGCCGAGCACTGGCGCCTCTCGCTGGCTGAGGCCCAGCGCCTGCAGCACTCGATCATGGGCTACCTCCCGGGCTTCGCCACCCCGCGGATCGTGTGCGACGTGCCCTTCGTCGGCAAGCGATGGGTCCACCAGCAGGACGAGTACGACACCGAGCGCGGCATCTCGTACTGGCGCAAGAACTACCGCACGTCGATCGAGGGCGAGGACACCCAGGCCCTCTCGAGGGAGTACGTCTACTACGACCCGATCTACACCCTTCCCGAGTCGGGCCAGCAGTGGTGGCGAGAGTCGATCGACCACGACCAGCTGCTCGTCGCCGCGGAGGGGCGGGCAGCAGCCAGCCGGGCCGCCGCCGAGTCACAGCTCGTCCAGAGCCACTGA
- a CDS encoding Zn-dependent alcohol dehydrogenase, with product MSTRSASSPVGLHRVLDPTGDAVTLPQAARRLDARPELWPDEVRIDVETLNLDAASFRQLAEKHSSGGVVDGDAVRTEVRAIIAERGKMQNPVTGSGGMLIGTVAEVGPESRTGLEVGDRVATLVSLSLTPLAITDGLERWDGRSEQVPAKGHAILFGRTIAARIPADMDPRLALMVMDVCGAPALVARVVHDHASGRAGTPTDPTVVVLGGAGKSGSLSLAAARQAGAGRVVAVVPTEDERDLLLPTGLADDVVIADARSPLGLRAAVESAGGPADVTVVCVDVPGCEQPAILATADGGTIIFFSMATNFAAAALGAEGLASDVRMLIGNGYVPGHADLALDLVRSNPSVRALFERRLEPARVASLAEGTPRASA from the coding sequence ATGAGCACACGATCGGCCTCCTCCCCGGTGGGCCTCCACCGCGTCCTCGACCCGACGGGTGACGCCGTCACCTTGCCGCAGGCAGCCCGCCGGCTCGATGCGCGCCCGGAGCTGTGGCCGGACGAGGTGCGGATCGACGTCGAGACCCTCAACCTGGATGCTGCGTCCTTCCGGCAGCTCGCGGAGAAGCACAGCAGCGGGGGAGTCGTCGACGGCGACGCCGTGCGCACCGAGGTGCGTGCCATCATCGCGGAGCGAGGGAAGATGCAGAACCCCGTCACCGGCTCCGGAGGGATGCTCATCGGCACCGTGGCCGAGGTCGGGCCGGAGAGCCGCACCGGCCTCGAGGTCGGCGACCGGGTCGCCACCCTGGTCTCCCTGTCGCTGACCCCGTTGGCCATCACCGATGGTCTGGAGCGCTGGGACGGCCGATCCGAGCAGGTGCCCGCCAAGGGGCACGCCATCCTCTTCGGACGGACGATCGCCGCCCGGATCCCGGCCGACATGGACCCACGGCTGGCTCTCATGGTGATGGACGTGTGCGGCGCGCCCGCGCTCGTCGCCCGAGTCGTGCACGACCACGCCAGTGGTCGGGCGGGAACGCCGACCGACCCCACCGTCGTCGTGCTCGGAGGTGCGGGCAAGTCCGGCTCACTCTCGCTCGCGGCCGCCCGTCAGGCGGGCGCCGGGCGGGTCGTCGCCGTCGTGCCGACCGAAGACGAGCGTGACCTGCTCCTGCCGACGGGGCTGGCGGACGACGTGGTCATCGCGGACGCCCGGTCACCCCTGGGCCTGCGCGCTGCAGTCGAGAGCGCCGGTGGTCCGGCGGATGTCACGGTCGTCTGTGTCGACGTCCCGGGCTGCGAGCAGCCCGCCATCCTCGCGACGGCAGACGGCGGCACCATCATCTTCTTCAGCATGGCCACCAACTTCGCCGCGGCAGCCCTCGGTGCAGAGGGGCTGGCCTCGGACGTGCGGATGCTCATCGGCAACGGGTACGTACCCGGCCACGCCGACCTCGCGCTCGACCTCGTCCGGAGCAACCCGAGCGTTCGCGCTCTCTTCGAGAGGCGCCTGGAGCCGGCGAGGGTGGCGAGTCTCGCTGAAGGCACCCCGCGTGCCTCCGCGTAG
- a CDS encoding lysine 5,6-aminomutase subunit alpha — MTSPARLDLDPELVRTARRLARHAAAPVVSIARRHTTVSVERATLRLAGLSGADHERVPWVNHLVTAVRDQVGLEHGVTTPVYDALLRGDADDLTTLAQKASSGNVSFRLPTGREEQAARRAAARGVGVGLKRIDSARRTRERLVSRLGDPRQKPWIYLIVATGDIYEDIPQAQAAAREGADVIAVIRSTGQSLLDYVPEGATREGFAGTYATQENFRLMRAALDEVSKELGRYVRLTNYASGLCMPEIAALAGMERLDMMLNDSMYGILFRDINPIRTFVDQRFSRQIHARAGIIINTGEDNYLTTADAVEAAHTVTVSQLLNERFAKEAGLEDWQLGLGHAFEINPDLPDSFRLELAHAMLARQLFPEAPLKWMPPTKHMTGDVFRGYLLDGFFNLVGAMTGQGILLVGMMTEAVVTPFLSDRDLALQNVRYVMNAASGLTEDFHPPRDGFIQTRARQVLGEAVELLERIVHDSDPSGDPPLLAAIADGTFGLMKRPADAGKGLEGVVKRAPGYDNPAITALDAGVPAPKVTAPKVTAPKGGK, encoded by the coding sequence GTGACTTCTCCGGCACGTCTCGACCTCGACCCAGAGCTCGTCCGCACGGCGCGCCGCCTGGCCCGCCACGCCGCGGCTCCCGTGGTCTCCATCGCCAGACGGCACACGACAGTCTCCGTCGAGCGGGCCACCCTGCGACTGGCCGGGCTCTCCGGCGCCGACCATGAGCGGGTTCCCTGGGTGAACCACCTGGTCACGGCGGTCCGCGACCAGGTCGGTCTCGAGCACGGGGTCACCACCCCCGTGTACGACGCGCTGCTGCGGGGGGACGCCGACGACCTGACGACGCTCGCCCAGAAGGCCTCCAGCGGCAACGTGTCGTTCCGTCTTCCCACCGGTCGGGAGGAGCAGGCCGCGCGGCGGGCGGCCGCCCGCGGGGTCGGGGTTGGCCTCAAGCGCATCGACTCCGCGCGACGGACGCGCGAGCGGCTCGTCTCCCGCCTGGGCGACCCGAGGCAGAAGCCGTGGATCTACCTCATCGTCGCCACGGGGGACATCTACGAGGACATCCCGCAGGCGCAGGCCGCGGCCCGCGAGGGTGCCGATGTCATCGCCGTCATCCGGTCCACGGGCCAGTCCCTCCTCGACTATGTGCCCGAGGGAGCGACCCGGGAGGGTTTTGCCGGCACCTACGCGACCCAGGAGAACTTCCGCCTCATGCGAGCGGCCCTCGACGAGGTGAGCAAGGAACTGGGCCGCTACGTCCGGCTGACGAACTATGCGTCCGGGTTGTGCATGCCGGAGATCGCCGCCCTCGCAGGCATGGAGCGTCTCGACATGATGCTCAACGACTCGATGTACGGCATTCTCTTCCGCGACATCAACCCGATCCGCACCTTCGTGGACCAGCGGTTCTCGCGCCAGATCCATGCGCGCGCCGGCATCATCATCAACACGGGCGAGGACAACTACCTGACCACAGCCGACGCCGTCGAGGCCGCTCACACGGTGACCGTCAGCCAGCTGCTCAACGAGCGCTTCGCCAAGGAGGCGGGGCTGGAGGACTGGCAGCTCGGCCTGGGCCACGCCTTCGAGATCAACCCCGACCTGCCGGACAGCTTCCGGCTCGAGCTCGCCCACGCCATGCTGGCCCGGCAGCTCTTCCCGGAGGCTCCGCTCAAGTGGATGCCGCCGACGAAGCACATGACAGGCGACGTCTTCCGCGGCTATCTCCTCGACGGCTTCTTCAACCTCGTCGGTGCGATGACCGGCCAAGGCATCCTGCTCGTCGGCATGATGACCGAGGCGGTGGTCACGCCCTTCCTCTCCGACCGCGACCTCGCGCTGCAGAACGTCCGTTACGTGATGAACGCGGCGAGCGGCCTGACCGAGGACTTCCACCCGCCACGCGACGGCTTCATCCAGACACGGGCCCGACAGGTCCTCGGTGAGGCGGTCGAGCTGCTCGAGCGCATCGTCCACGACTCCGACCCCTCGGGGGACCCGCCGCTCCTCGCCGCCATCGCCGACGGCACCTTCGGGCTGATGAAGCGGCCGGCGGACGCGGGAAAGGGTCTCGAGGGGGTCGTGAAGCGGGCACCGGGCTACGACAACCCGGCCATCACAGCCCTCGACGCCGGCGTCCCGGCTCCCAAGGTCACGGCCCCCAAGGTCACGGCCCCCAAGGGAGGAAAGTGA